The Triplophysa rosa unplaced genomic scaffold, Trosa_1v2 scaffold867, whole genome shotgun sequence genome segment TTTGACGTAAACGATCTTTTTATGTCTATATAATTAATCACATATTCGCTCACATAACTGTTAAGCGGCAACTTATGTCCCATAGCATATTATCTTCAAGCTGTGATTTTATGAAaggaatgaaaataaacaagtatTTTTTTGAGGGGGGGGAGACAGACATACATGCTTAACTTAAATTATAACACATAATTATCTTGTGACGTTTGTATTTCAACAGTGAATGTGGTAAGTTTAGCAAGTCAAGAAAACGTAAACAATAGCGGCTAACATGCTAACTTTAGCATATAGGCTAATCgtacatttgaataaaaacgACCTTATATTTCAGCTACTCTTACAatgatattgtattttttatatgcgTTTAAGATTAAATGGCGTTATTAACAGTACTAGTTTTCAACCATTCTCTACCAAGTAGACGCCTGTCTAGCGCGACGTTAGCTCGACCCTTAACTCACAAGTTTTTAAAAGCAACAATTTCGAAAAAAAACGTATAAAACTTACTTCGCTTGAGCTTCGTCTAAACTTTGGTCGGTTATGGTCATGATCTGCTGTAGGATATCACCGATGTCTCGCCGGTTGTCGTGTCCGTTTTCGGTGCCTTCGAGGCCCCCGGGATCGCCGCCGTCGGGCCGGTGTTGCGAGGGAGGGTGCACCGCGTTGAGAGGATGCATTCCCGGGTGGACTCTCAACCCGAGGCCGCGGCTTGCGCTGGGCCTGTTGCCTGTAACGGGCTGCTGCGGCTGCAACATCCTGAGCAGTGCATTAacctagtgtgtgtgtgcgagggTGTGTGTCCATGCATCACCACGCTGGAGTCCCCTAGCGATtgacagacaaaaataaaacgtgCCCTTGCGTGGGCATCGAAAATGTGCACAAGTGCATGTATTGTGAGCTAATCTGCAGCCCTGTTTCATGCAGCTTGCAATGAGAGGTTACAGAGAGGAAGAATTCAATCTGATTAAGTGCATGTGTTCATGTGCATTGCTGATCCCTGGAGAATTTCAGTGCACAAATATGATAAAGGCCTTTCAAAGAATCTATATTTACTTCAATATACTATAGTTAATTTTAGTGTATACTTTAGCATTTTTGTGTGGTTAGCTGCCTGTAGTg includes the following:
- the LOC130551281 gene encoding pre-B-cell leukemia transcription factor 2-like, coding for MLQPQQPVTGNRPSASRGLGLRVHPGMHPLNAVHPPSQHRPDGGDPGGLEGTENGHDNRRDIGDILQQIMTITDQSLDEAQAKKHALNCHRMKPALFSVLCEIKEKTGKF